From Kamptonema formosum PCC 6407, a single genomic window includes:
- a CDS encoding response regulator: MIYSTLSTDWECTLNPGQNKFDPRPLVLAVDDDLDNLELMSQILDLFGCSCLGTVDGKTTLAIIRDRLPDLILLDIRLPDIDGIELISQIKQDPKLVNIPIIAVTSLARPEDRKRILLAGFTDYICKPFNLDNLEITIRRHLH; encoded by the coding sequence ATGATTTACTCTACTCTGAGTACAGATTGGGAATGTACCTTGAACCCAGGTCAAAATAAATTTGACCCCCGACCTTTAGTTTTGGCTGTAGATGACGATCTGGACAACTTAGAATTGATGAGCCAAATTCTCGATTTGTTTGGTTGTTCGTGTTTGGGAACTGTGGATGGGAAAACAACACTCGCCATTATCCGCGATCGCCTACCCGATTTAATTTTATTAGACATCCGCCTGCCAGATATAGACGGAATTGAATTAATTTCCCAAATTAAGCAAGACCCAAAACTTGTCAATATTCCAATTATTGCCGTTACATCATTGGCAAGACCTGAAGACCGCAAGCGTATTCTCTTAGCTGGTTTTACTGACTACATTTGCAAACCTTTTAACCTGGATAATTTAGAAATAACTATCCGCCGCCACCTCCACTAG
- a CDS encoding cyanophycinase: MTLSENGGQLLIIGGAEDKEGECKILREFVRRAGGIKARLAIMTAATSLPGEVGDNYIRIFERLGAEDVRVVDTQRREDANNPDALEVIQQATGVFFTGGDQSRITSCLKDTELDAAIHQRYSEGIIIGGTSAGAAMMPDIMIIEGESETNPRVDVVAMGPGMGFLPGVVIDQHFAQRGRLGRLVSALAQQPAVLGFGIDENTAIAVNGDEFEVIGEGAITVIDESEKTHDNLDGLLKDEALAVCGARLHILPNGYRFNLKTRKPIFTQQSQQSEEAREVAPAR; the protein is encoded by the coding sequence ATGACCTTAAGCGAAAATGGCGGGCAGTTATTGATTATTGGCGGAGCCGAAGACAAAGAGGGTGAGTGTAAAATCCTCCGCGAGTTCGTGCGACGCGCAGGAGGTATTAAAGCTCGACTTGCGATCATGACGGCTGCGACGAGCTTGCCTGGAGAAGTAGGGGATAATTATATCAGAATATTTGAGCGGTTAGGAGCAGAAGACGTGCGAGTTGTCGATACTCAGCGACGAGAAGATGCCAATAACCCTGATGCCTTAGAAGTAATTCAACAGGCAACAGGCGTATTTTTTACTGGCGGAGATCAATCGCGGATTACTAGCTGTTTGAAGGACACGGAACTGGATGCAGCTATTCACCAACGCTACTCAGAAGGTATTATTATAGGCGGCACCAGTGCCGGAGCTGCAATGATGCCTGATATCATGATTATTGAAGGAGAATCTGAGACCAATCCCCGCGTTGATGTAGTAGCGATGGGGCCGGGAATGGGTTTTCTGCCAGGGGTAGTAATTGACCAGCATTTTGCACAGCGGGGTCGCTTAGGACGCTTGGTTTCAGCACTGGCACAACAACCCGCAGTCTTAGGATTTGGTATTGATGAAAATACAGCTATAGCAGTCAACGGCGATGAGTTTGAAGTGATTGGTGAAGGCGCTATTACTGTGATCGACGAATCAGAAAAAACCCATGATAATTTAGATGGACTTTTAAAAGATGAAGCCTTGGCAGTTTGCGGCGCAAGGCTACATATCCTGCCTAACGGATATCGCTTTAATTTGAAAACTCGCAAGCCTATTTTTACTCAGCAAAGTCAACAAAGCGAAGAAGCGAGGGAGGTAGCGCCAGCGCGGTAA
- a CDS encoding NB-ARC domain-containing protein, with protein sequence MDIKEILKFGDALVFAKTGKHLDDVQDALLRGAWKGQTYTQIAEESGYSDGYLRDVASELWKILSELLGENINKSNFCSTIERCRFSIISSTFENNFAHNNINICRDIVNSPTVSQGRSHPNPDSDKPQTRQDLRDAPDITPLYDRALELTTLEQWIVRDRTRLIAILGISGIGKTAIALHLLPQIQHQFDYVIWRSLRTSPTLETTLKNLIKFISDRADSDLPVSTDDKLSILIQYLRSHRCLIILDDVQTILSSGQIAGNYRPEYENYGTLFRLVSEIPHNSCLILNSWEPPREIAALTGENAPVRTLYLGGLGTAASEIFKDKGLLEDENWQTIINTYGGNPLWLKIVATMIQELFNCKVSEYLKYDILFLGEELKAILQQHLNRLSDLEKQVIIYVGNAAEPISISQLIKDMKLPASELINAIQSLGRRSLIEKHEQENITLFNLSPTFKQYVNLRAIDR encoded by the coding sequence ATGGACATTAAAGAAATCTTAAAGTTTGGCGATGCTCTAGTCTTTGCAAAGACGGGAAAACACCTAGACGATGTACAAGATGCTTTACTGCGTGGTGCTTGGAAAGGTCAGACTTACACCCAAATTGCAGAGGAATCCGGCTATAGCGATGGTTATCTCAGAGATGTTGCCTCAGAATTATGGAAAATCTTATCAGAGTTATTAGGAGAAAATATTAACAAATCAAATTTTTGCTCGACAATAGAGAGGTGTAGATTTTCTATTATTTCATCAACTTTTGAAAACAATTTTGCCCATAATAATATCAATATTTGTAGAGATATTGTAAACTCTCCAACAGTCTCACAAGGGCGATCGCACCCCAACCCAGACAGCGACAAACCTCAAACCCGTCAAGACTTAAGAGACGCACCCGACATCACCCCACTATACGATCGCGCACTCGAACTCACAACCCTAGAACAATGGATTGTACGCGATCGCACCCGCCTAATCGCCATATTAGGAATCAGCGGCATAGGCAAAACCGCGATCGCACTCCACCTCCTGCCACAAATTCAGCATCAATTTGACTATGTAATTTGGCGAAGTCTTCGCACATCCCCAACCCTTGAAACTACCTTAAAAAACCTAATTAAATTTATCTCCGATCGAGCAGATAGCGATTTGCCAGTCAGCACAGATGATAAACTTTCAATATTAATACAATATCTGCGATCGCACCGCTGCCTCATTATCTTAGATGACGTACAAACGATCCTCAGTAGCGGACAAATAGCAGGTAATTACCGTCCTGAATATGAAAATTACGGCACACTATTCAGACTTGTATCAGAAATTCCCCACAACAGTTGCTTAATCCTTAACAGTTGGGAACCCCCTAGAGAAATTGCCGCATTAACAGGAGAAAATGCACCCGTTCGCACATTATATCTAGGCGGATTGGGTACAGCAGCATCCGAAATCTTCAAAGACAAAGGTTTACTTGAAGACGAGAACTGGCAAACTATTATTAACACCTACGGAGGCAATCCCTTATGGTTAAAAATAGTTGCCACAATGATTCAAGAATTATTTAATTGTAAAGTTAGCGAATATTTAAAATATGATATCTTGTTTCTGGGGGAAGAATTAAAAGCAATATTGCAGCAACACTTAAATCGCTTGTCTGACTTAGAAAAACAGGTGATTATCTACGTCGGGAATGCAGCCGAACCCATCTCAATTTCCCAATTGATAAAAGATATGAAATTGCCGGCCTCAGAGTTAATCAATGCCATTCAATCCTTGGGACGGCGTTCATTGATTGAGAAACATGAACAAGAAAATATAACACTTTTTAACCTGTCACCAACATTCAAACAATATGTAAACTTAAGGGCGATCGATCGTTAA
- a CDS encoding DUF4114 domain-containing protein — MASKVSIGLTTTLTSILFNTIPAGAFQINTIATDTTGVKDIINELQQFVQQERMELANPDLKALDPTSLILGADSNPHIFFVNEGATKRNQLVFTASKGSNVIQSGVIFPDISCKSGCPISESNDGALNIGDYVELGKFTAGTVFKFQLLSKNFKDGLTDVYSADIADNSDGLAHLIAYSYKGGVLLGFEDLFGAKGATSGRNEGSDRDFNDQVFYISPMPLGTKDDSNPEQVPEPATVLGTLMGIGFIRSAVKKRKCQQQQKLEGANLS, encoded by the coding sequence ATGGCAAGTAAAGTCTCGATCGGGCTGACTACTACCTTAACTAGCATCTTATTTAACACAATCCCTGCTGGTGCTTTTCAAATTAACACCATCGCGACTGACACAACAGGAGTCAAAGACATCATTAATGAGTTACAGCAATTCGTTCAGCAGGAAAGAATGGAACTTGCTAACCCGGATCTTAAAGCTTTAGATCCCACAAGCTTGATTCTCGGCGCTGATAGCAACCCTCATATTTTCTTTGTGAACGAGGGAGCAACCAAACGAAACCAATTAGTTTTCACCGCAAGTAAGGGTTCTAATGTTATTCAGTCAGGAGTAATCTTTCCTGATATTTCCTGTAAAAGTGGATGCCCCATCTCTGAGTCTAATGATGGTGCGCTCAACATTGGTGACTATGTGGAACTGGGTAAATTTACGGCTGGTACTGTCTTTAAGTTTCAGTTGCTTTCAAAGAACTTTAAGGATGGTCTAACAGATGTCTATAGTGCAGATATAGCTGATAATTCAGACGGTTTAGCACACCTTATTGCTTATTCCTACAAAGGTGGTGTTTTGCTGGGGTTCGAGGATCTTTTTGGAGCTAAGGGTGCGACAAGTGGGAGAAATGAAGGCTCTGACCGCGATTTTAACGATCAGGTTTTTTACATTAGTCCAATGCCTCTGGGTACTAAGGATGATTCTAATCCTGAGCAAGTTCCAGAACCCGCTACTGTATTGGGTACTTTGATGGGAATTGGCTTTATCCGTAGTGCCGTGAAGAAGCGTAAGTGTCAACAGCAACAGAAGCTTGAGGGTGCTAACTTGAGTTGA
- a CDS encoding Panacea domain-containing protein, translating into MSQATSITSEYQITITSQLWQRVEQIAGEFNLSVLELLEQIGEGQLKVVATQTNSEKLTCVDIANYFIWLASKTDREINVYKLQKLVYYAQAWHLGVYETLLFDEDFQAWIHGPVIPDLLEKYQYQFNWEPIVEKIEKPKLSEQIEEFIEEVAEAYFEYDDETLERMICSEKPWLEARGDLPREESCHAIISQESMKKYYSARVKEETSV; encoded by the coding sequence ATGAGCCAAGCTACCTCAATAACAAGTGAATATCAAATAACTATAACTTCTCAACTCTGGCAAAGAGTTGAGCAAATTGCCGGAGAATTTAACTTGTCTGTTTTGGAACTATTGGAACAGATAGGTGAAGGTCAATTGAAAGTTGTTGCGACCCAAACCAATTCAGAAAAACTGACTTGTGTAGATATTGCAAATTATTTCATTTGGTTAGCCTCAAAAACCGATCGAGAAATCAACGTCTATAAGCTACAAAAACTGGTATATTACGCTCAAGCTTGGCATTTAGGAGTTTACGAAACGCTATTATTTGATGAAGATTTTCAAGCATGGATTCACGGCCCGGTGATTCCCGATTTATTAGAAAAGTATCAATACCAATTTAATTGGGAACCAATTGTAGAAAAAATTGAAAAGCCGAAACTTTCCGAACAAATTGAGGAATTTATAGAAGAAGTTGCCGAGGCATATTTTGAGTATGATGATGAAACTTTAGAGCGAATGATTTGCAGTGAAAAGCCTTGGCTAGAAGCGAGAGGGGATTTACCGAGAGAGGAATCTTGTCATGCCATTATTTCTCAAGAATCGATGAAAAAATATTATTCTGCCCGTGTCAAAGAAGAAACCTCTGTCTAA
- a CDS encoding DUF2294 domain-containing protein, with protein MTGETLEPTRGQLERNLSQRILALYRSQLGHQPTQVSCTLVDEKLIIVLENALTPPEQLLVQNGQEGLAQQVRSELDMVIQSQLKELIEKVLEVPVTDLLNDSTLETGRTGTIAILEFVPKFRDVVTKSKAKSEMPSSGGGGG; from the coding sequence ATGACTGGGGAAACTTTAGAGCCTACTCGCGGTCAGTTAGAACGGAATCTTTCGCAGCGCATACTTGCTCTGTATCGCTCTCAGTTGGGACATCAGCCCACTCAAGTGAGCTGCACTCTTGTAGATGAAAAGCTAATAATAGTCTTGGAAAATGCCCTTACTCCACCCGAACAACTTTTAGTCCAAAACGGTCAAGAAGGTTTGGCTCAGCAGGTACGCTCCGAGCTGGATATGGTGATTCAGTCGCAACTTAAGGAACTGATCGAGAAAGTTCTAGAAGTACCTGTTACCGATCTCCTCAACGATTCGACTTTAGAGACAGGGAGGACTGGAACGATCGCGATTTTGGAGTTTGTCCCCAAATTTCGCGATGTCGTTACCAAGTCCAAGGCTAAATCAGAAATGCCCTCTAGTGGAGGTGGCGGCGGATAG
- a CDS encoding BON domain-containing protein, with the protein MGWLQRLFGLEKPHQEEAPAPQSAPQSAPQSAPAQAPATKSATTTQTIPAERVGLNGEYDQSGLAKRVALAFDQNPEVADIDSVYVAQLGGTVVLKGKVSSQEVLNKLVNIARGVNGASGVETNQVTIG; encoded by the coding sequence ATGGGTTGGCTGCAAAGACTATTTGGTTTAGAAAAACCTCACCAAGAGGAAGCCCCCGCTCCTCAATCTGCTCCTCAATCTGCTCCTCAATCTGCTCCTGCTCAAGCCCCGGCAACTAAATCTGCGACAACAACGCAAACTATTCCAGCAGAGCGAGTAGGGTTAAATGGAGAATACGATCAAAGTGGCTTGGCTAAGCGTGTGGCTCTTGCTTTCGATCAAAATCCTGAAGTAGCAGATATCGATAGTGTATATGTAGCTCAACTGGGCGGCACTGTGGTGTTAAAAGGAAAAGTTTCCAGTCAGGAAGTTCTCAACAAATTGGTAAATATTGCTAGAGGTGTCAACGGTGCCAGTGGGGTGGAAACGAATCAAGTCACTATCGGGTAA
- a CDS encoding acetate--CoA ligase family protein, translating into MLQEKVADTVRVNARKSDVFDIFNFKHFMGANPYLETAALVFDFAVTDSREPLPIANYLEAIGDRYPQLLGETYESHAHLFARTASEVGKLDMGLHFNCWNVKDDGHYHRISIEAIHARTARAVVYAVWDWFEAINQGQDFPIEEQISVLQSMFRQSVYGGPTVYSLMREATQKGIPSFYLWDEGLMQYGYGKKLVRGQATTFDSDSHLDSDFTTRKDDCKAFLATLGFPVPKGDIVTTENGAIAAAREIDYPVAVKPVVGHKGIGVTADIQDAEELAAAFKRAVKAIPEQAPVRVIVEQSFKGADFRLLCVNGRFVAATERRPAWVVGDGRSPIRDLIRRENRTLARLDTPTSPLSKIQCDEAMEMYLQEQGLSLDSVIESDRTVYLRKVANLSAGGVSIDATPTLHPDNIILAQDIAQHFRLTCLGIDAISPNLGQSWKEGNFGILEINAAPGIFMHLNPALGESVDVPAHILETFFESGNSARIPIITFNRVSVQELQETIDRILLEYPEWSIGAVCRDAVFVNRSEKFLNKDYNLNVQSLLRNPKLDLLIAEYPESVLEEQGMFYQGSNMVVLNNPTETERVLARDLLDDSTLVVREGANISIRRKGLMEQYTLGDGEPFTRVYLKEIGTIL; encoded by the coding sequence ATGCTGCAAGAAAAAGTCGCAGATACAGTCCGAGTCAATGCCAGGAAAAGCGATGTGTTTGATATTTTTAACTTCAAGCACTTTATGGGCGCAAACCCATATTTAGAAACAGCGGCTTTAGTATTTGATTTCGCCGTGACTGACTCTAGAGAACCTCTACCGATCGCTAACTATCTGGAAGCAATAGGCGATCGCTACCCGCAGCTACTAGGCGAAACTTACGAATCTCACGCCCACTTATTTGCCCGCACTGCTTCCGAAGTCGGGAAACTGGACATGGGCTTACACTTCAATTGCTGGAATGTCAAGGATGATGGGCATTATCATCGGATTAGTATCGAAGCTATCCACGCCCGCACGGCGAGGGCTGTAGTTTACGCGGTTTGGGATTGGTTTGAAGCGATTAACCAAGGTCAAGACTTTCCCATAGAAGAACAAATTAGCGTACTCCAAAGTATGTTCCGGCAGTCAGTTTATGGCGGGCCAACTGTCTATTCTCTCATGCGCGAAGCGACTCAGAAAGGCATTCCCAGTTTTTATCTGTGGGATGAAGGATTAATGCAGTACGGTTATGGCAAAAAATTAGTGCGCGGACAAGCGACTACTTTTGACTCTGATAGCCATTTGGATTCGGATTTTACTACTCGTAAAGATGACTGTAAAGCATTTTTGGCAACGTTAGGTTTTCCCGTACCTAAAGGCGATATTGTTACTACTGAAAACGGAGCGATCGCGGCTGCCAGAGAGATTGACTATCCAGTTGCAGTTAAACCTGTAGTCGGTCATAAAGGAATTGGGGTAACGGCTGATATCCAAGATGCTGAGGAATTAGCAGCGGCTTTTAAGAGAGCAGTTAAGGCGATTCCAGAGCAAGCACCTGTGCGAGTTATTGTTGAGCAAAGCTTTAAGGGCGCTGACTTCCGGTTATTGTGTGTTAATGGCCGATTTGTGGCTGCAACTGAACGTCGTCCCGCCTGGGTGGTGGGGGATGGGCGATCGCCTATTCGCGATCTAATTCGTCGAGAAAACAGAACCCTGGCACGTTTAGACACTCCGACTTCGCCGCTAAGTAAGATTCAGTGCGATGAGGCGATGGAGATGTATTTGCAGGAACAGGGATTATCTCTGGATAGCGTAATTGAGAGCGATCGCACTGTCTATCTCCGCAAAGTTGCTAATCTCTCCGCAGGTGGTGTCAGCATCGATGCTACCCCCACTCTTCACCCAGACAATATCATTCTCGCTCAAGATATTGCCCAACACTTTCGACTGACTTGTTTGGGCATTGATGCGATCTCCCCAAATCTCGGTCAATCTTGGAAAGAAGGGAATTTTGGTATCTTAGAAATTAATGCTGCTCCCGGTATTTTCATGCACCTTAATCCCGCCCTTGGCGAGAGCGTTGATGTGCCTGCTCACATTCTTGAAACTTTCTTTGAATCAGGAAATTCAGCACGAATACCAATTATTACTTTTAACCGGGTTTCAGTTCAAGAATTGCAAGAAACTATCGATCGTATTCTGTTGGAATATCCAGAATGGAGTATTGGTGCTGTTTGCCGCGATGCTGTTTTTGTCAACCGCTCCGAGAAGTTTTTGAATAAGGACTATAACCTGAATGTGCAAAGTTTACTCCGAAATCCCAAGCTGGATTTGTTGATTGCTGAGTATCCCGAAAGTGTCTTGGAAGAGCAAGGAATGTTTTACCAAGGCAGTAATATGGTAGTGCTGAATAATCCTACGGAAACCGAGCGGGTGTTGGCACGAGATCTCCTTGATGACTCGACTTTAGTTGTTAGGGAAGGTGCGAATATTTCTATCCGCCGCAAAGGTTTGATGGAACAATATACCCTTGGCGATGGTGAACCATTTACGCGGGTTTATTTGAAGGAGATTGGGACTATTTTGTGA
- a CDS encoding DUF2267 domain-containing protein: protein MTIAIREDLTYILLKKIEEGDGSRGESEIKQAAEEYVGKEVTEADLLGHLDYLNQQGFIEAEFSGDAYGGIDPLPPLVAFQEADLTEKGHQLLNKIEQSPRKSLHQQGSVVPIAHKDRPFLEKVMVNGHLEDIFDAKDITELVYRTMRDLMTTDASDRVAAELHKETLPTEDKRLQDEIVDLWKDTNPLIGLLSRVRPPWHGPAPFVIDSDLFAFRVEQEGGLPSGVKPEIAIKAVFSATKDELSQERINEIAGFLPERIRKIWEEA, encoded by the coding sequence ATGACAATAGCGATCAGAGAGGATCTGACTTACATCCTGCTGAAAAAGATTGAGGAAGGAGATGGTAGCAGGGGCGAGTCAGAAATTAAGCAAGCCGCAGAAGAGTATGTGGGCAAAGAAGTTACAGAAGCAGACTTACTCGGTCACTTGGATTACCTCAATCAACAAGGATTTATTGAGGCGGAATTTAGTGGAGACGCTTACGGCGGCATAGATCCTCTGCCGCCCTTAGTAGCTTTTCAAGAAGCAGATTTGACTGAAAAAGGTCATCAACTGCTAAATAAGATAGAGCAGAGCCCTCGCAAGTCTCTGCACCAACAAGGCTCAGTGGTTCCTATTGCTCATAAGGATCGCCCTTTCCTAGAAAAAGTGATGGTGAATGGTCACTTGGAGGATATTTTTGATGCCAAAGATATTACCGAATTGGTGTATCGCACCATGCGAGACTTGATGACAACAGATGCCTCCGATCGCGTAGCTGCTGAACTACATAAAGAGACGTTACCTACAGAGGACAAACGCCTGCAAGATGAAATTGTCGATTTGTGGAAAGATACTAATCCTTTAATAGGATTGCTCAGTCGAGTGCGTCCACCTTGGCATGGGCCGGCTCCTTTTGTAATCGATTCCGATCTTTTTGCTTTCCGCGTCGAACAAGAGGGCGGACTTCCTTCGGGAGTGAAGCCAGAAATCGCTATTAAGGCTGTATTTTCTGCCACTAAAGATGAGCTATCTCAGGAGCGAATTAACGAAATAGCTGGCTTTTTACCGGAGAGAATCCGAAAAATTTGGGAGGAAGCTTAA
- a CDS encoding bifunctional diguanylate cyclase/phosphodiesterase, which yields MANKKLRQLSSSAMERESLLNRITTRIRRSLELQEILTTTAREIRSFLDTDRVKIYRFDADASGEVIAESIKGKNLPSLLGLHFPANDIPLHTREMFIKARQRVIVDVTSQHQTINRLDCPETGESLTIEDIYYGAADPCHVEYLTTMGVCASLTVPILHQNRLWGLLVAHHSKPRQFSERELKIVQLLVDQLSIAIAQSSLLSQARQQARDEAIVNQISSLLHSPLDITEIRQTVLEQTVKALSGSGGRLYITPDPTGQPAQLYIYGSQPKEGWIEESIFWQQMMGVFNQDEGEATAHKNTTEENFFQPLIAGGERGLDLTIYTSIIPQIYTIPDIYKEPQLESLISSFHSVPIRSILIVPLQYRHQYVGCLTIFRSEIETDTLWAGRWNRDERNHRPRISFQAWREVRTGQAQNWTNEELKLTKSLGIHLYMAVMQRRVEGMVRHQASHDQLTGLANRLLFNERLSLALANANQRGEMLAVVFLDLDGFKHINDTLGHAVGDQLLQCVAHRLITSLRTGDIIARWGGDEFTFLFSHIKSAEDTTKICQLILHSLNTPFQLEDRELYIKASLGIALAPYDGEDADTLLKNADAAMYRAKQQGRNNYQLYSPAIGSKAFERLILENNLYRALEHKEFLLYYQPQIDLNTGMMMGVEALLRWHHPERGLIPPNEFIPLAEETGLICPIGEWVMRTACAQNKAWQLAGLPPIRMAVNLSARQFQQTSLVKTIPQILEESGLKPEYLEIEITESIAVRDVQFTIAILCQLRQMGIHISMDDFGTGYSSLSSLKHLPLDNLKIDQSFIKELMSDRNDAAIIKVVLALGHGLKLRVIAEGVETWDQLQFLRGIKCDGAQGYFFSRPLPAKALTQMWRMGYGEWGMGNW from the coding sequence ATGGCTAATAAAAAACTTAGACAACTATCAAGCTCAGCAATGGAGCGCGAGAGTTTGCTTAACCGAATTACTACTCGCATTCGTCGTTCCCTAGAACTGCAAGAGATTCTGACAACAACAGCACGAGAGATCCGTTCTTTTTTAGACACCGATCGCGTTAAAATCTATCGGTTCGATGCCGATGCTAGCGGAGAGGTAATTGCCGAATCAATTAAGGGCAAAAATTTGCCCTCTTTGCTGGGCCTCCATTTTCCGGCGAACGACATTCCGCTTCACACGCGGGAAATGTTTATCAAAGCCCGCCAGCGAGTGATTGTAGACGTAACGTCGCAGCATCAGACGATTAACAGGTTAGATTGCCCAGAAACAGGGGAAAGTTTAACGATCGAGGACATTTACTATGGCGCAGCCGACCCCTGCCACGTCGAATATCTGACTACGATGGGAGTCTGTGCTTCCCTGACTGTACCAATTTTACATCAAAATCGGCTTTGGGGACTGTTAGTAGCTCACCACAGCAAACCTCGTCAATTCAGCGAGCGAGAGTTGAAAATAGTACAGTTGCTTGTAGATCAACTCTCAATTGCGATCGCTCAATCTTCTCTGCTCAGCCAAGCTAGACAGCAAGCTCGCGACGAAGCGATCGTTAACCAAATTAGTAGCCTCCTCCACTCCCCCCTGGACATTACAGAAATTCGGCAAACTGTTCTCGAACAAACAGTTAAAGCCTTGTCAGGTTCCGGGGGGAGATTGTATATCACACCCGATCCAACTGGTCAACCTGCCCAACTTTATATCTACGGTTCGCAGCCCAAGGAAGGATGGATTGAAGAAAGTATTTTTTGGCAGCAAATGATGGGGGTTTTCAACCAAGACGAAGGGGAGGCGACTGCCCACAAAAATACCACAGAAGAGAATTTCTTTCAACCGTTAATAGCGGGAGGAGAGAGAGGACTAGACTTAACTATTTACACTTCTATTATACCACAAATTTACACAATTCCCGATATTTACAAAGAACCTCAATTAGAGTCTTTAATTTCAAGTTTCCACTCAGTTCCTATTCGCTCAATTCTGATCGTACCACTGCAATACCGCCACCAGTACGTGGGCTGCTTAACTATTTTCCGCAGCGAAATAGAAACCGATACTTTATGGGCGGGGCGCTGGAATCGAGACGAACGCAACCACCGCCCCCGGATTTCCTTTCAAGCATGGCGAGAAGTCAGAACTGGACAGGCACAAAACTGGACGAATGAGGAATTAAAACTGACAAAATCGCTGGGAATTCACCTTTATATGGCTGTGATGCAAAGACGGGTAGAGGGGATGGTACGGCATCAAGCTTCTCACGATCAACTAACTGGTTTAGCCAACAGGTTACTATTTAATGAAAGGCTATCTCTAGCTTTAGCGAATGCCAATCAGCGCGGGGAAATGCTAGCAGTAGTATTTCTCGACTTGGACGGATTCAAACACATTAATGATACTCTTGGTCATGCCGTTGGCGACCAATTATTACAATGCGTTGCCCACCGTTTAATTACCTCTTTGCGGACAGGAGATATTATTGCGAGATGGGGTGGGGATGAATTCACCTTTCTATTTTCTCATATTAAATCTGCGGAGGATACTACTAAGATTTGTCAGTTAATTCTGCACAGTCTTAATACTCCTTTTCAACTGGAAGATCGAGAACTTTATATTAAAGCTAGTTTGGGAATTGCTCTGGCTCCTTATGACGGAGAAGATGCCGATACGCTGCTGAAAAATGCTGATGCTGCGATGTATAGAGCTAAACAGCAAGGGAGGAATAATTATCAGTTATATAGCCCTGCTATTGGGAGTAAAGCTTTTGAGAGACTGATATTAGAAAATAATTTATACAGAGCTTTAGAACACAAAGAATTTCTGCTATATTATCAGCCGCAAATTGATTTAAATACGGGTATGATGATGGGTGTGGAAGCGCTACTCCGCTGGCACCATCCCGAACGGGGATTGATTCCTCCTAATGAATTTATCCCTTTAGCAGAAGAAACTGGATTAATTTGCCCTATTGGGGAATGGGTAATGCGGACTGCTTGTGCTCAAAATAAAGCGTGGCAGTTAGCTGGATTACCACCAATTCGGATGGCAGTTAATCTTTCGGCTCGCCAATTCCAGCAAACAAGTCTGGTAAAAACTATTCCGCAAATTTTAGAAGAAAGCGGGCTTAAACCTGAATATTTAGAAATAGAAATTACTGAGAGTATTGCTGTGCGTGATGTCCAGTTTACTATTGCTATTCTCTGTCAGTTGCGCCAGATGGGTATTCATATTTCTATGGATGATTTTGGCACGGGTTACTCTTCGCTGTCTTCTCTGAAACATTTGCCGTTAGACAATTTAAAAATAGACCAGTCGTTTATAAAGGAGCTGATGAGCGATCGGAACGATGCTGCTATTATTAAGGTAGTGTTAGCTTTGGGTCATGGTCTGAAATTGAGAGTAATTGCTGAGGGAGTGGAAACGTGGGATCAGTTACAATTTTTGCGAGGAATTAAGTGTGACGGTGCCCAGGGATATTTCTTTAGTAGACCTTTGCCCGCGAAGGCGCTAACACAAATGTGGAGAATGGGATATGGGGAATGGGGAATGGGGAATTGGTAA